The proteins below come from a single Leucoraja erinacea ecotype New England unplaced genomic scaffold, Leri_hhj_1 Leri_1100S, whole genome shotgun sequence genomic window:
- the LOC129715296 gene encoding junctional adhesion molecule A-like isoform X2 — MMIFGYSILLLSNRVSAQWTSDRMLAATGSSIPFPGTDKEFKNVHWDLSVSNQNQHVLDMQEGNIIIYENYKNRIQVNSSDGSFQLKDVGKADSGRYKMTVDLDQPRTRFLTLEVIDPLSTPSISCEYNPENHMAVLNWTVQRGRATSILWSREGVVLPVSPWQSLSDGNVTFIIWNAEKSDSGNYTCSVENQVSRTNITYQLAIEDHEPNPRSQDGLYLTIIVVITVVLVFISLLVLAWTAFPSTHWDYNIRYIGTSPSIRSTPVHEVPMLVHVDIPSAQLEEGTGTGRHSFTLCSSSRYGRVI, encoded by the exons ATGATGATCTTCGGCTACTCTATCCTCCTTCTCAGCAACAGAGTTTCAG CTCAGTGGACAAGTGACAGGATGCTGGCTGCCACAGGCTCCTCTATTCCATTCCCCGGAACTGATAAGGaatttaaaaatgtccactgggaCCTCTCGGTTTCCAACCAGAATCAACACGTTCTGGACATGCAAGAAGGAAATATCATCATATATGAAAACTACAAGAATCGAATTCAAGTTAACAGTTCAGATGGATCCTTTCAATTAAAAGATGTTGGTAAAGCAGACAGTGGCCGCTATAAAATGACGGTGGACTTAGACCAACCGAGGACCAGATTTCTAACTCTTGAAGTCATTG ATCCTCTCTCCACACCATCCATCTCCTGTGAATACAACCCTGAGAACCACATGGCTGTGCTGAACTGGACGGTGCAGAGAGGGAGAGCGACTTCCATTCTGTGGAGCAGAGAAGGAGTTGTCCTCCCAGTGAGTCCATGGCAGTCCCTGTCTGATGGGAATGTAACGTTTATCATTTGGAACGCAGAGAAATCAGACTCTGGCAATTACACGTGTAGCGTGGAAAACCAAGTCAGTCGAACCAACATCACCTACCAGCTGGCCATCGAGG ATCATGAACCCAATCCCAGATCTCAGGATGGATTGTACCTGACCATTATCGTAGTGATCACAGTGGTTCTCGTGTTTATCTCTCTGTTGGTACTTG CTTGGACTGCCTTCCCCTCTACTCACTGGGACTACAACATCAGGTACATTGGAACATCACCATCTATTCGTTCCACTCCAGTTCACGAAGTCCCAATGTTGGTCCACGTCGATATACCTTCAGCACAGCTGGAAGAAGGCACTGGGACTGGAAGGCACAGCTTCACCTTGTGCAGCAGTTCAAGATATGGcagagtaatatag